A genomic segment from Malus domestica chromosome 05, GDT2T_hap1 encodes:
- the LOC103435082 gene encoding protein FRIGIDA-ESSENTIAL 1-like isoform X2, with product MEHLRFLLVQIIMTSALPVPELPCVPWPTEISEALSLSVPTNIHTKSHRTNVYSRALRMPHSRDDQSLKPAECSEYDIEEEEEEDPEMLEEEVEEEEEEEQEGEAEAEEEEEAAEAEEEEDMEDEVEGRVEVDMDISDSPIQAHDHQNGQRTSVDLRDDGNSHLCNSEIMDAKAASSCSGEEMADAIPMRDNLGKEVRGIVNPEDGMKQVDMQQRNDRKQMDSRLGAFEIGTTITSPAVETSDRNKHPAIICDFHAKGWCIRGSSCKFVHVKDNPNSSQPQPEGDVANSTREVQLDEGLRDITERSRSPGFRDPLASSSGSDFAFSSHLTSEKIRFLEHIGRQHQFHEKRKFPTVIGEESNVGESTDAKKLHSSKDDPGFLSSLKDIERDDQTRNWPADKDKSIFMSGLHPEPGFFSNGSISSSGKYFIRKNSSHSSGVGEPDGIWSQHVHRVHSSPLMNLALNSSSRNLSTTGLFPTSRISSWTGFSLPSSSSNLDASPHDTLKLFDRSKDYRSCTRLPPLLKSSSPFSSSELKSFPVISVSLHSAEIKTKISSNDWEPSVPFRPSFILPCAFLSSSGRQYDPLHDSIELPKLANISGETSFYPEGATVMNKLHQQIHGESASGTTRPACDGDTNSMSSHNTYHEKVLDNSCCIRDHNSPGTEAETVGTSAVCLKGTMTGQENPLGLSHLKGSTKQNKASTAYGDSRHVSDSSGHQEDIKVDRFRDKNEVDGEHLTDGNVQQESKAVRNFRAALVDLVKELLKPKWREGSLSKDAHNMIVKRAVEKIISAFQPHQIPPTIETVIQYLSVCRPKISKLVEGYVVKYGKS from the exons AGTCTCACCGTACCAACGTATACAGCCGCGCACTCAGAATGCCTCACAGCCGCGATGACCAATCTCTGAAACCGGCCGAATGCTCCGAATACGAtatcgaggaagaagaagaagaagaccccGAGATGTTAGAagaagaagtggaagaagaagaggaggaagagcaGGAGGGGGAGGCGGAGgcggaagaagaggaggaggcggcggaggcggaggaggaagaggataTGGAAGACGAAGTAGAAGGAAGGGTTGAAGTGGATATGGATATTTCAGATTCACCAATTCAAGCCCATGATCATCAGAACG GCCAGAGAACCTCTGTAGACCTACGCGATGATGGCAACAGTCATCTGTGTAATAGTGAGATTATGGATGCTAAAGCCGCCAGCTCATGTAGCGGGGAAGAGATGGCTGATGCCATCCCGATGAGGGATAATTTAGGTAAGGAGGTTAGAGGTATTGTGAATCCAGAGGATGGGATGAAACAAGTGGACATGCAGCAGAGGAATGATAGAAAGCAAATGGATTCAAG GTTGGGTGCTTTTGAGATAGGGACCACAATTACATCTCCTGCGGTTGAGACTAGTGATCGAAACAAGCACCCAGCTATTATATGTGATTTCCATGCAAAGGGTTGGTGCATTAGAGGTAGTTCTTGTAAATTCGTCCATGTAAAAGATAATCCCAATAGTTCCCAACCACAACCTGAGGGAGATGTTGCTAATTCTACTAGAGAAGTCCAGCTTGATGAAG GTCTAAGAGACATTACTGAGAGATCAAGGTCACCTGGTTTTCGTGACCCTCTGGCCTCTTCAAGTGGAAGTGATTTTGCATTTTCTTCACATCTCACATCTGAAAAGATCCGATTTTTGGAACACATAGGAAGACAGCACCAGTTTCATGAAAAGCGCAAGTTTCCAACAGTTATAGGGGAGGAATCAAATGTGGGCGAGTCCACTGATGCAAAGAAATTGCATTCATCCAAAGATGATCCAGGCTTTCTCTCATCGCTTAAGGATATAGAAAGAGATGATCAGACACGAAATTGGCCTGCTGATAAAGATAAATCTATATTTATGAGCGGTTTGCATCCTGAACCTGGATTTTTTTCAAATGGATCTATTTCATCATCAGGCAAGTACTTTATAAGGAAGAACTCTTCACATTCGAGCGGTGTGGGGGAACCAGATGGAATTTGGAGCCAGCATGTGCACCGTGTTCATAGTTCCCCACTCATGAACCTTGCTTTGAATTCAAGCTCAAGAAATCTTTCAACTACTGGCTTGTTTCCAACTAGCCGTATTTCATCTTGGACTGGATTTTCTTTGCCTTCTAGTTCTTCCAATCTCGATGCAAGTCCTCATGATACTCTTAAGCTTTTTGATCGAAGTAAGGATTACCGGTCTTGTACTAGATTACCTCCCTTGCTGAAAagctcttctcccttctctagTTCTGAGTTGAAAAGTTTTCCTGTGATCAGCGTGTCATTGCACTCTGctgaaattaaaacaaaaatttcttCAAATGACTGGGAGCCATCTGTGCCTTTCCGGCCATCTTTTATTCTTCCTTGTGCGTTTCTATCATCTTCAGGGAGGCAGTATGACCCTCTTCATGACAGCATTGAGTTACCAAAGTTAGCAAACATCTCTGGTGAAACTTCTTTCTATCCTGAAGGGGCAACCGTTATGAATAAATTGCATCAGCAAATACATGGTGAATCTGCTAGTGGGACCACGCGGCCAGCTTGTGATGGTGATACAAACTCTATGTCTTCACATAATACATATCATGAGAAGGTATTAGATAATAGCTGCTGTATACGTGACCATAATTCACCTGGCACTGAAGCAGAGACAGTGGGGACTTCTGCTGTATGCCTAAAAGGAACCATGACTGGACAAGAAAATCCCTTGGGCCTGTCTCATCTCAAAGGTagtacaaaacaaaacaaagccaGTACGGCGTATGGTGATTCTAGACATGTAAGTGACAGTTCTGGACACCAAGAAGACATAAAAGTAGATAGATTTAGAGATAAGAATGAAGTGGATGGTGAACATTTGACAGACGGGAATGTACAGCAAGAATCAAAAGCTGTGAGGAATTTCCGTGCAGCTCTTGTAGATTTAGTAAAAGAATTGTTAAAACCAAAATGGCGTGAAGGTAGTCTCAGCAAGGATGCACATAACATGATAGTCAAGAGAGCAGTAGAGAAGATTATCAGTGCTTTTCAGCCCCATCAAATCCCACCAACCATAGAAACAGTTATCCAATACTTGTCTGTATGCCGTCCAAAAATCTCAAAGCTTGTTGAG GGATATGTTGTAAAATATGGAAAATCTTGA
- the LOC103435082 gene encoding protein FRIGIDA-ESSENTIAL 1-like isoform X1: MEHLRFLLVQIIMTSALPVPELPCVPWPTEISEALSLSVPTNIHTKSHRTNVYSRALRMPHSRDDQSLKPAECSEYDIEEEEEEDPEMLEEEVEEEEEEEQEGEAEAEEEEEAAEAEEEEDMEDEVEGRVEVDMDISDSPIQAHDHQNGQRTSVDLRDDGNSHLCNSEIMDAKAASSCSGEEMADAIPMRDNLGKEVRGIVNPEDGMKQVDMQQRNDRKQMDSRFFRLGAFEIGTTITSPAVETSDRNKHPAIICDFHAKGWCIRGSSCKFVHVKDNPNSSQPQPEGDVANSTREVQLDEGLRDITERSRSPGFRDPLASSSGSDFAFSSHLTSEKIRFLEHIGRQHQFHEKRKFPTVIGEESNVGESTDAKKLHSSKDDPGFLSSLKDIERDDQTRNWPADKDKSIFMSGLHPEPGFFSNGSISSSGKYFIRKNSSHSSGVGEPDGIWSQHVHRVHSSPLMNLALNSSSRNLSTTGLFPTSRISSWTGFSLPSSSSNLDASPHDTLKLFDRSKDYRSCTRLPPLLKSSSPFSSSELKSFPVISVSLHSAEIKTKISSNDWEPSVPFRPSFILPCAFLSSSGRQYDPLHDSIELPKLANISGETSFYPEGATVMNKLHQQIHGESASGTTRPACDGDTNSMSSHNTYHEKVLDNSCCIRDHNSPGTEAETVGTSAVCLKGTMTGQENPLGLSHLKGSTKQNKASTAYGDSRHVSDSSGHQEDIKVDRFRDKNEVDGEHLTDGNVQQESKAVRNFRAALVDLVKELLKPKWREGSLSKDAHNMIVKRAVEKIISAFQPHQIPPTIETVIQYLSVCRPKISKLVEGYVVKYGKS, encoded by the exons AGTCTCACCGTACCAACGTATACAGCCGCGCACTCAGAATGCCTCACAGCCGCGATGACCAATCTCTGAAACCGGCCGAATGCTCCGAATACGAtatcgaggaagaagaagaagaagaccccGAGATGTTAGAagaagaagtggaagaagaagaggaggaagagcaGGAGGGGGAGGCGGAGgcggaagaagaggaggaggcggcggaggcggaggaggaagaggataTGGAAGACGAAGTAGAAGGAAGGGTTGAAGTGGATATGGATATTTCAGATTCACCAATTCAAGCCCATGATCATCAGAACG GCCAGAGAACCTCTGTAGACCTACGCGATGATGGCAACAGTCATCTGTGTAATAGTGAGATTATGGATGCTAAAGCCGCCAGCTCATGTAGCGGGGAAGAGATGGCTGATGCCATCCCGATGAGGGATAATTTAGGTAAGGAGGTTAGAGGTATTGTGAATCCAGAGGATGGGATGAAACAAGTGGACATGCAGCAGAGGAATGATAGAAAGCAAATGGATTCAAG GTTTTTCAGGTTGGGTGCTTTTGAGATAGGGACCACAATTACATCTCCTGCGGTTGAGACTAGTGATCGAAACAAGCACCCAGCTATTATATGTGATTTCCATGCAAAGGGTTGGTGCATTAGAGGTAGTTCTTGTAAATTCGTCCATGTAAAAGATAATCCCAATAGTTCCCAACCACAACCTGAGGGAGATGTTGCTAATTCTACTAGAGAAGTCCAGCTTGATGAAG GTCTAAGAGACATTACTGAGAGATCAAGGTCACCTGGTTTTCGTGACCCTCTGGCCTCTTCAAGTGGAAGTGATTTTGCATTTTCTTCACATCTCACATCTGAAAAGATCCGATTTTTGGAACACATAGGAAGACAGCACCAGTTTCATGAAAAGCGCAAGTTTCCAACAGTTATAGGGGAGGAATCAAATGTGGGCGAGTCCACTGATGCAAAGAAATTGCATTCATCCAAAGATGATCCAGGCTTTCTCTCATCGCTTAAGGATATAGAAAGAGATGATCAGACACGAAATTGGCCTGCTGATAAAGATAAATCTATATTTATGAGCGGTTTGCATCCTGAACCTGGATTTTTTTCAAATGGATCTATTTCATCATCAGGCAAGTACTTTATAAGGAAGAACTCTTCACATTCGAGCGGTGTGGGGGAACCAGATGGAATTTGGAGCCAGCATGTGCACCGTGTTCATAGTTCCCCACTCATGAACCTTGCTTTGAATTCAAGCTCAAGAAATCTTTCAACTACTGGCTTGTTTCCAACTAGCCGTATTTCATCTTGGACTGGATTTTCTTTGCCTTCTAGTTCTTCCAATCTCGATGCAAGTCCTCATGATACTCTTAAGCTTTTTGATCGAAGTAAGGATTACCGGTCTTGTACTAGATTACCTCCCTTGCTGAAAagctcttctcccttctctagTTCTGAGTTGAAAAGTTTTCCTGTGATCAGCGTGTCATTGCACTCTGctgaaattaaaacaaaaatttcttCAAATGACTGGGAGCCATCTGTGCCTTTCCGGCCATCTTTTATTCTTCCTTGTGCGTTTCTATCATCTTCAGGGAGGCAGTATGACCCTCTTCATGACAGCATTGAGTTACCAAAGTTAGCAAACATCTCTGGTGAAACTTCTTTCTATCCTGAAGGGGCAACCGTTATGAATAAATTGCATCAGCAAATACATGGTGAATCTGCTAGTGGGACCACGCGGCCAGCTTGTGATGGTGATACAAACTCTATGTCTTCACATAATACATATCATGAGAAGGTATTAGATAATAGCTGCTGTATACGTGACCATAATTCACCTGGCACTGAAGCAGAGACAGTGGGGACTTCTGCTGTATGCCTAAAAGGAACCATGACTGGACAAGAAAATCCCTTGGGCCTGTCTCATCTCAAAGGTagtacaaaacaaaacaaagccaGTACGGCGTATGGTGATTCTAGACATGTAAGTGACAGTTCTGGACACCAAGAAGACATAAAAGTAGATAGATTTAGAGATAAGAATGAAGTGGATGGTGAACATTTGACAGACGGGAATGTACAGCAAGAATCAAAAGCTGTGAGGAATTTCCGTGCAGCTCTTGTAGATTTAGTAAAAGAATTGTTAAAACCAAAATGGCGTGAAGGTAGTCTCAGCAAGGATGCACATAACATGATAGTCAAGAGAGCAGTAGAGAAGATTATCAGTGCTTTTCAGCCCCATCAAATCCCACCAACCATAGAAACAGTTATCCAATACTTGTCTGTATGCCGTCCAAAAATCTCAAAGCTTGTTGAG GGATATGTTGTAAAATATGGAAAATCTTGA